AGTCCGAACCGCTGATGCGCCGGGCCATGGAGCTTGCAAAAAAGCTGGAGCGGCCGATTGTTGCCCACAGCGAGGACGAGTCCCTTCTATCCCCCGGCTGGGCCGTCCATGACGGAGACTTTGCCCGTCGGCACGGCCTCATCGGCAATAATCCAGAGAGTGAGTGGCGGCAGGTGGAGCGGGATCTGCGGCTGGTCCGGGAGACCGGCTGCCGCTACCATGTCTGCCACGTCTCTACGAAAGAGAGCGTGGCTCTCATCCGCGCCGCCAAGGCGGAGGGCCTGCCCGTCTCCTGCGAGACCGGCCCTCACTACCTGGTGCTGTGCGACGAAGACCTGCTGGATGAGGGCCGCTTCAAGATGAATCCCCCCATCCGCTCCGCCGCGGACCGGGACGCCCTGGTAGAAGGCCTGCTGGATGGCACGGTTGACTGCATTGCAACGGATCACGCCCCTCACAGCGCCGAGGAAAAGTCCGAGGGACTTCGCGGCAGCCTTAACGGCATCGTGGGGCTGGAGACGGCCTTTCCGGTGCTCTACACCCAGCTGGTGCGCCCCGGCGTCCTCCCACTGGATACTTTGATTCGTGCCCTATGCGTCGCCCCCCGGCGGCTGTTCGGCCTTCCGGGCGGCGCGCTGGACGAGGGCGCGGACGCGGACCTTGCTGTGCTGGATTTGAACCGCCCCCATATGATCGACAGCGGTACGTTCCGCTCCCTGGGCCGCGCCACGCCTTTTGACGGCTGGAGCGTCAGCGCCGCTGTCGCCATGACCATCTGCGGCGGCGAAATCGTCTACCACGATCTGCCGACGCGGGAGGCGTGATGGCTCCTTTGGCAGGGACGCTCACTCCTCCGCATTTTCGATGAATGCCGCCCGTGGCGGCGGAAGGGAAACTTCTATGAAGCAATCACTCTTTACTTTGGAGCACACCCGGCAGCTGGGCAGTGATATCTATGAACTGGTTCTCTCCGGAGACACCTCTGCCATCACTGCGCCAGGACAATTCGTTAACATCGCCCTGCCCGGAAACTTTCTGCGCCGCCCCATCTCTGTTTGCAACTGGACAGAGCATGCCCTGATGCTGTTGGTCCGAGTGGTGGGCGAAGGCACTCACACGCTGGTTCGCTCTGTTCCCGGAACGGAATTAGACGTGCTCAGCGGCCTGGGCAACGGCTTTGATATCGTGCAGGCCGGTTCCTCGCCCCTGTTGGCAGGCGGCGGTATCGGCATCGCGCCGCTGTATGGCCTGGCACAGCGGCTTCTGGAGCAGGGCTGTACCCCCACGGTGGCACTGGGGTTCCGCACCGGACAGGACGTCTTCTATTTAGAGGAGTTCGCAGCTCTGGGCTGCCGGCTGCTCCTGGCCACGGAGGATGGAAGCCTGGGCACCCGCGGCTTTGTCACCGACTGCATCCGCA
This genomic window from Pusillibacter faecalis contains:
- a CDS encoding dihydroorotase — protein: MSLLLTGGTVFWKGHFQNMDLAMDQGRIVSVPQEAPSVISLPNCLIVPGFVDVHVHLREPGFSYKETISTGTAAAAAGGYTAVCAMPNLSPVPDGLEHLRVQQELIARHAKVRVYPYGSITQGEQGSELADLAALAPYVAGFSDDGRGVQSEPLMRRAMELAKKLERPIVAHSEDESLLSPGWAVHDGDFARRHGLIGNNPESEWRQVERDLRLVRETGCRYHVCHVSTKESVALIRAAKAEGLPVSCETGPHYLVLCDEDLLDEGRFKMNPPIRSAADRDALVEGLLDGTVDCIATDHAPHSAEEKSEGLRGSLNGIVGLETAFPVLYTQLVRPGVLPLDTLIRALCVAPRRLFGLPGGALDEGADADLAVLDLNRPHMIDSGTFRSLGRATPFDGWSVSAAVAMTICGGEIVYHDLPTREA
- a CDS encoding dihydroorotate dehydrogenase electron transfer subunit; the encoded protein is MKQSLFTLEHTRQLGSDIYELVLSGDTSAITAPGQFVNIALPGNFLRRPISVCNWTEHALMLLVRVVGEGTHTLVRSVPGTELDVLSGLGNGFDIVQAGSSPLLAGGGIGIAPLYGLAQRLLEQGCTPTVALGFRTGQDVFYLEEFAALGCRLLLATEDGSLGTRGFVTDCIRNVPECTYVFACGPLPMLRAVHSLPQLTGGQFSFEARMGCGFGACMGCTVPTANGSKRVCKDGPILYKEEIVW